A portion of the Pseudoalteromonas luteoviolacea genome contains these proteins:
- the aceE gene encoding pyruvate dehydrogenase (acetyl-transferring), homodimeric type: MSEVNKFDVDALETQEWLQALESVVKEEGVERAQFLLEQVLEQARLDGVDMPTGITTNYVNTIPAGQEPAYPGDTTIERRIRSIVRWNAIMIVLRASKKDLELGGHMASYQSSAAFYEMCFNHFFRAPNEKDGGDLVYYQGHISPGIYARAFLEGRLTEEQLDNFRQEVDGKGISSYPHPKLMPEFWQFPTVSMGLGPIASIYQARFLKYLEGRGLKETNEQRVYAFLGDGEMDEPESRGAISFAAREKLDNLCYLINCNLQRLDGPVMGNGKIIQELEGLFKGAGWNVIKVVWGSGWDTLLAKDTTGKLLQLMNETIDGDYQTYKAKDGAYVREHFFGRYPETAALVADMTDDEIFALKRGGHDTSKLYAAYKAAQDEKGRPTVILAKTVKGYGMGEAAEGKNIAHQVKKMDMSSVEHLRSRLGLEDLVSDEEIANLPYLTLKEGSAEYEYLHARRKALHGYTPQRLPNFTQALELPKLEQFKPLLEEQKRDISTTMGYVRALNILLKDKGVGKNIVPIIADEARTFGMEGLFRQIGIYNPHGQNYTPQDRDIVSYYKEATSGQVLQEGINELGAMSSWVAAATSYSTNDLPMIPFYIYYSMFGFQRVGDMAWMAGDQQARGFLLGATAGRTTLNGEGLQHEDGHSHIQAGTIPNCISYDPTFVFEVAVILQDGIRRMYGPEQENVFYYLTLMNENYHQPAMPEGAEEGIRKGIYKLESNAGEKAHVQLMGSGTILNEVRKAGEILSEEYGIGSDVFSVTSFNELARDGQDAERFNMLNPEADAKVPYIATVLGESPAIAATDYMKNYADQVRAFMPSSSYKVLGTDGYGRSDSRENLRRHFEVNAGYVVVAALNELAQQGKVEKSVVADAIKKFDIDTTKANPLYA; encoded by the coding sequence ATGTCTGAAGTCAATAAGTTTGACGTTGACGCGTTAGAAACCCAAGAGTGGTTACAAGCGCTTGAATCAGTTGTGAAAGAAGAAGGCGTAGAACGTGCGCAATTCTTACTTGAGCAAGTGCTAGAGCAAGCCCGCCTAGATGGCGTGGATATGCCTACAGGTATTACTACAAACTATGTAAATACCATTCCTGCAGGCCAAGAACCAGCTTACCCTGGTGATACCACGATTGAACGCCGTATCCGCTCTATCGTGCGTTGGAATGCGATCATGATCGTACTTCGTGCGTCTAAAAAAGACCTAGAGTTAGGCGGCCATATGGCGTCTTACCAGTCTTCAGCAGCATTTTATGAAATGTGTTTCAACCACTTCTTCCGTGCGCCAAACGAGAAAGACGGTGGTGATTTAGTCTATTACCAAGGTCATATTTCACCAGGTATCTATGCACGTGCGTTCCTTGAAGGTCGTTTAACTGAAGAGCAGTTAGATAACTTCCGTCAAGAAGTAGATGGCAAAGGTATTTCTTCATACCCTCACCCTAAATTGATGCCTGAGTTCTGGCAATTCCCAACAGTATCTATGGGTCTTGGTCCAATCGCATCAATCTATCAAGCTCGTTTCCTTAAATACTTAGAAGGTCGTGGTCTTAAAGAGACTAACGAGCAGCGCGTATACGCGTTCCTTGGTGATGGTGAGATGGATGAGCCAGAATCACGTGGTGCAATCTCATTTGCAGCGCGTGAGAAGCTAGATAACCTATGTTACCTGATCAACTGTAACCTACAGCGTCTTGACGGCCCAGTAATGGGTAACGGTAAGATCATTCAAGAACTTGAAGGCCTATTTAAAGGTGCTGGTTGGAACGTGATCAAAGTTGTTTGGGGTTCTGGTTGGGATACGCTATTAGCGAAAGACACAACTGGTAAGCTTCTTCAGCTAATGAACGAAACAATCGATGGTGACTACCAGACATACAAAGCGAAAGATGGCGCGTATGTACGTGAGCACTTCTTTGGTCGTTACCCAGAGACTGCAGCACTCGTTGCTGACATGACAGATGATGAAATCTTTGCACTTAAGCGTGGTGGTCATGATACATCTAAACTTTACGCAGCTTATAAAGCGGCGCAAGATGAGAAAGGTCGTCCAACAGTTATCCTAGCTAAAACGGTAAAAGGTTATGGCATGGGTGAAGCTGCGGAAGGTAAAAACATTGCGCACCAAGTTAAGAAAATGGACATGTCTAGCGTTGAGCACTTGCGTTCACGTTTAGGTCTAGAAGATCTGGTTTCTGACGAAGAAATTGCAAACTTACCTTACCTTACGCTTAAAGAAGGCTCTGCAGAGTACGAATACCTGCACGCACGCCGTAAAGCGCTACACGGTTACACGCCACAGCGTCTACCTAACTTCACACAAGCACTTGAGCTACCAAAATTGGAGCAGTTTAAGCCGCTACTTGAAGAGCAAAAGCGTGATATCTCAACGACAATGGGTTACGTACGTGCGCTAAACATCTTGTTAAAAGACAAGGGTGTTGGCAAAAACATCGTACCAATCATTGCGGATGAAGCGCGTACTTTCGGTATGGAAGGTCTATTCCGTCAAATCGGTATTTATAACCCACACGGTCAGAACTACACACCTCAAGATCGCGACATCGTTTCTTACTACAAAGAAGCAACGTCAGGTCAGGTACTGCAAGAAGGTATTAACGAGCTAGGTGCAATGTCTTCATGGGTTGCTGCTGCAACGTCATACAGCACAAATGACCTACCGATGATCCCATTCTACATCTACTACTCTATGTTCGGTTTCCAACGTGTTGGCGACATGGCGTGGATGGCAGGTGACCAACAAGCACGTGGTTTCCTATTAGGTGCTACAGCTGGTCGTACAACGCTAAACGGTGAAGGTCTACAGCACGAAGATGGCCACTCGCACATTCAAGCAGGCACGATTCCTAACTGTATTTCTTACGACCCAACGTTCGTATTTGAAGTGGCGGTTATCTTGCAAGATGGTATTCGTCGTATGTACGGTCCAGAGCAAGAAAACGTGTTCTACTACCTAACGCTGATGAACGAAAACTATCACCAGCCAGCAATGCCTGAAGGCGCTGAAGAAGGTATCCGTAAAGGTATCTACAAGCTTGAGTCAAACGCAGGTGAGAAAGCACACGTACAACTTATGGGTTCAGGCACAATCTTGAATGAAGTACGTAAAGCGGGTGAGATCCTAAGCGAAGAGTACGGCATTGGTTCAGATGTATTCTCTGTGACGTCATTCAATGAGCTAGCTCGTGACGGTCAAGATGCTGAGCGTTTCAACATGCTTAACCCAGAAGCGGATGCAAAAGTACCTTACATTGCAACTGTACTTGGTGAGTCTCCTGCGATTGCAGCGACTGACTACATGAAGAACTATGCAGATCAAGTACGTGCATTCATGCCAAGCAGCTCTTACAAGGTACTAGGTACTGACGGTTACGGTCGTTCAGACAGCCGTGAAAACCTACGTCGTCACTTCGAAGTGAACGCAGGTTATGTAGTTGTTGCTGCACTTAACGAACTTGCTCAACAGGGCAAGGTTGAAAAATCAGTTGTTGCTGACGCTATCAAGAAATTTGATATCGACACAACAAAAGCTAACCCACTTTACGCATAA
- the pdhR gene encoding pyruvate dehydrogenase complex transcriptional repressor PdhR, translating into MSLKIKAAKLSDVILEQLENMILEGSLLPGEKLPPERELAKQFEVSRPSLREAIQKLEAKGLVTRRQGGGTYVKNQLEEGLTDPLFDLISKHPESQFDLLEFRHALEGIAAYYAALRGTDNDMDKVKQSYDNIAEVGDDLALKAKAINAFHFTVAEASHNVVLLHLVRGMQTLLEQNVLQNLTVLVQKSDVSEQLAQHRAVLMDAVIQGDPEKARLASNAHLAFIEEALLEAGRERSRIERSLRRTKQQ; encoded by the coding sequence ATGTCTTTGAAGATTAAAGCTGCGAAACTCTCGGATGTGATTTTAGAGCAATTGGAAAACATGATTTTAGAAGGATCATTGCTTCCCGGTGAAAAGCTACCTCCCGAACGAGAGCTTGCCAAGCAGTTTGAAGTATCCCGCCCGTCGTTAAGAGAGGCGATTCAAAAACTCGAAGCCAAAGGGTTAGTGACGCGTCGCCAAGGTGGCGGTACGTACGTTAAAAACCAGCTAGAGGAAGGGCTAACTGATCCACTTTTCGACTTGATTAGTAAACACCCTGAGTCTCAGTTTGACTTGCTTGAATTCCGTCATGCCCTTGAAGGCATCGCTGCGTATTATGCAGCGCTTCGAGGCACAGACAATGATATGGATAAAGTAAAGCAAAGCTACGACAACATTGCTGAGGTAGGGGATGATTTAGCCCTAAAAGCCAAAGCAATCAATGCGTTTCATTTCACTGTAGCAGAAGCGTCACATAATGTGGTGTTACTGCATTTAGTGAGAGGAATGCAAACGTTACTTGAGCAAAATGTATTGCAGAACTTAACCGTGTTGGTGCAAAAATCAGATGTGAGTGAGCAGCTTGCACAGCATCGAGCGGTACTGATGGATGCCGTGATCCAAGGGGATCCGGAAAAGGCAAGGCTTGCGAGTAACGCACACTTAGCCTTCATCGAAGAAGCATTACTTGAAGCGGGTAGAGAACGTTCTCGTATTGAACGGAGCCTGCGTCGCACTAAGCAGCAATAA
- the argS gene encoding arginine--tRNA ligase codes for MNIKTLLIEKANAAMQAAGIPEGTNPAVTQSTRPQFGDYQINGAMGAAKALKTNPREVAQKIIDNLDIDDVAAKTEIAGPGFINIHLKPEFLSSSLEAANQDAKLGVAEHKEPHKVVVDYSSPNLAKEMHVGHLRSTIIGDAVVRALEFRGDKVIRQNHMGDWGTQFGMLIAHLEDLLEQGIDLEAVALADLESFYRDAKKRFDDEEGFADKARDYVVKLQGGDAHCEKLWQLFIDTSVKHSEEVYKKLNVTLGREDIKAESAYNARLNGVIELLKEKGIAVEDQGAQVVFLDELANKDGEPSVFIVQKSGGGFLYSTTDLAACDYRSNELGVDRILIFVDARQGLHFNQVEITARKAGLLKEKTSYEPSLFGTMMGDDGKPFKTRTGGTIKLADLLDEAVGRASDKLAERASELSEEARAEIARKVGIGAVKYADLSKHRTSDYIFNWDTMLSFEGATAPYLQYAYTRVKSIFRKANVDSHTLAGNIVITEPQEKALALKLLQLEEVLDLMINEATPHVLCGYLYELASLYMSFYEACPILKDDVSEQARDSRLVLCNLVAKTLHTGLDLLGIEVMEQM; via the coding sequence ATGAATATTAAAACTTTATTAATTGAAAAAGCCAATGCAGCGATGCAAGCTGCGGGCATTCCAGAAGGTACAAATCCAGCGGTTACACAATCTACTCGCCCGCAATTTGGTGATTACCAAATCAATGGCGCAATGGGCGCTGCAAAAGCACTCAAAACGAATCCGCGAGAAGTTGCACAGAAGATCATTGATAACTTAGATATCGACGATGTTGCTGCAAAAACTGAAATTGCTGGCCCAGGTTTTATCAATATTCACTTAAAGCCTGAGTTTTTATCCTCAAGCTTAGAAGCGGCAAATCAAGACGCTAAGCTAGGTGTCGCTGAGCACAAGGAACCGCATAAGGTTGTTGTTGATTACTCTTCTCCAAACCTTGCAAAAGAAATGCACGTTGGTCACCTGCGTTCAACGATTATTGGTGACGCTGTTGTACGTGCACTTGAATTCCGTGGTGACAAGGTGATCCGCCAAAACCATATGGGAGACTGGGGCACGCAGTTTGGCATGTTGATCGCACACCTTGAGGACTTACTTGAGCAAGGTATTGATCTTGAGGCGGTGGCACTGGCAGATTTAGAAAGTTTCTATCGCGATGCGAAAAAACGTTTTGATGATGAGGAAGGTTTCGCGGATAAAGCACGTGATTACGTTGTTAAATTACAAGGTGGTGATGCGCACTGTGAAAAATTGTGGCAGCTTTTTATCGATACATCAGTAAAACACTCTGAAGAAGTCTACAAAAAGCTGAATGTAACTCTTGGCCGTGAAGACATCAAAGCTGAGAGTGCATATAACGCACGTCTTAATGGTGTAATCGAACTGCTCAAAGAAAAAGGCATTGCGGTAGAAGACCAAGGTGCACAAGTGGTATTCCTTGATGAATTAGCGAATAAAGATGGTGAGCCTTCTGTCTTCATCGTACAAAAATCAGGTGGTGGTTTCTTATATTCTACAACTGATTTAGCTGCGTGTGATTATCGCTCTAATGAACTAGGTGTAGACCGTATTTTGATTTTTGTTGATGCGCGTCAGGGCCTACACTTTAATCAGGTTGAGATCACGGCACGCAAAGCGGGCTTACTAAAAGAAAAAACCAGCTACGAACCAAGTTTGTTTGGCACCATGATGGGAGATGATGGTAAACCATTTAAAACTCGTACTGGTGGCACCATTAAATTGGCAGACTTGCTAGATGAAGCCGTTGGTCGTGCATCGGATAAATTGGCTGAACGCGCATCAGAGTTATCTGAAGAAGCACGTGCAGAGATCGCCCGTAAAGTAGGTATTGGTGCGGTCAAATATGCTGATTTATCAAAGCATCGCACCAGCGATTATATCTTTAACTGGGATACAATGTTGAGCTTTGAAGGCGCAACGGCTCCTTACCTTCAATATGCTTACACACGTGTCAAGAGTATCTTCCGTAAGGCGAATGTTGATAGTCATACTTTAGCTGGTAATATCGTTATTACAGAGCCGCAAGAAAAAGCACTTGCATTGAAGCTTTTACAACTAGAAGAAGTGCTTGATCTGATGATCAATGAGGCGACACCACACGTATTATGTGGTTACCTATATGAGCTTGCGAGCTTATATATGTCTTTCTACGAGGCTTGTCCTATTTTGAAAGATGATGTTTCAGAGCAAGCGCGTGATAGTCGCTTAGTCCTATGTAATTTAGTGGCTAAAACACTTCACACCGGCTTAGATTTATTGGGCATTGAAGTAATGGAACAAATGTAA
- the pdxH gene encoding pyridoxamine 5'-phosphate oxidase — translation MKLDDIRREYVQGGLRRETLQDNPIEQFEIWLKQAVEAKFSADPTAMVVATVDKDGQPSQRIVLLKNLDQNGFVFFTNTGSKKAQDLSANNKISLHFPWHAIERQVIVYGEAKPLSTAAVAKYFLSRPKESQLAAWASQQSRPVSSRQALMQTFEGMKSKFAKGDIPLPDFWGGYCVVPHKIEFWQGGEHRLHDRFMYVKQADDNWSIERLNP, via the coding sequence ATGAAATTAGATGACATCCGCAGAGAATATGTACAAGGTGGGTTGCGCCGAGAAACGTTGCAAGATAACCCCATTGAGCAATTTGAGATTTGGTTGAAACAAGCGGTTGAGGCAAAGTTTAGTGCAGATCCAACCGCGATGGTGGTCGCAACGGTTGATAAAGATGGACAGCCTTCTCAACGTATTGTGCTGCTGAAAAACCTAGATCAAAATGGGTTTGTCTTTTTTACCAATACAGGTTCTAAAAAAGCGCAGGACTTGTCCGCAAATAATAAAATCTCTTTACACTTTCCGTGGCATGCGATTGAACGTCAAGTAATTGTTTATGGTGAAGCAAAACCATTAAGTACAGCGGCTGTTGCTAAGTACTTTTTGTCACGTCCCAAAGAGAGTCAGCTGGCAGCGTGGGCGTCTCAGCAATCGCGACCAGTGTCATCTAGACAGGCATTAATGCAAACATTTGAAGGCATGAAAAGTAAGTTTGCCAAGGGGGATATTCCCCTACCAGATTTTTGGGGCGGATACTGTGTTGTGCCACATAAAATAGAGTTTTGGCAAGGAGGGGAGCATCGCTTACATGATCGCTTTATGTATGTGAAGCAAGCTGATGATAATTGGTCTATTGAGCGTTTAAATCCGTAA
- the serB gene encoding phosphoserine phosphatase SerB, protein MQNMIDVDQLDVRPVEDQLTLSKWYEFENAQAEKGEVLTEKTAQYIVLFGARLAGTTLKAFLDALTLMHIVPHTVCAYQAHPDLPIGVAIKAGLPAGELPKSDIRHAAKKLGCQGAILPNLPQLDIPGLLVMDMDSTAIEIECIDEIARLADVYDEVASVTAEAMAGKLAFSESLHKRVAKLQGIELSLISPLKDDLPLMMGIKQLCEVLKTKNWRLAIASGGFTWFAEALQERLSLDHVYANTLEIDAQRLTGRVIGDIVDAEKKAEVLNALRERYTVDTGQVIAIGDGANDLVMMAAADLGVAIHGKPKVVEQADAAICEGSLLQLLHFMTVPLPREY, encoded by the coding sequence ATGCAAAATATGATAGATGTCGACCAACTTGATGTCCGCCCTGTTGAAGATCAACTTACCTTATCAAAGTGGTATGAATTTGAAAATGCCCAAGCTGAGAAAGGGGAGGTGTTAACAGAGAAGACCGCACAGTATATTGTTCTATTTGGTGCGCGCTTGGCTGGCACTACTCTAAAGGCGTTTCTAGACGCTTTGACATTAATGCATATCGTGCCGCATACCGTCTGTGCCTATCAAGCCCATCCTGATTTACCTATTGGTGTGGCCATCAAAGCAGGGCTACCTGCTGGTGAGTTACCTAAATCAGATATTCGTCATGCTGCAAAAAAGCTAGGCTGCCAAGGGGCTATACTACCTAATTTGCCGCAACTAGATATACCAGGGTTATTGGTAATGGATATGGACTCCACTGCAATTGAAATTGAATGTATTGATGAAATTGCGCGTTTAGCAGATGTGTATGACGAGGTAGCTTCAGTTACCGCGGAAGCAATGGCAGGTAAGTTAGCTTTTAGTGAGAGTCTACACAAACGGGTAGCAAAGTTACAAGGTATCGAATTAAGTCTTATTTCACCACTTAAAGATGATTTGCCACTGATGATGGGGATTAAGCAGCTGTGTGAGGTGCTAAAGACGAAAAATTGGCGGTTAGCTATCGCATCGGGCGGGTTTACCTGGTTTGCAGAGGCGCTGCAAGAGAGGTTGTCGTTGGATCACGTCTATGCCAACACATTAGAAATTGATGCTCAAAGGCTAACTGGCCGTGTTATCGGAGATATCGTTGATGCTGAGAAAAAAGCGGAAGTGTTGAACGCTTTACGTGAGCGCTACACCGTGGATACTGGACAAGTGATTGCCATCGGTGATGGGGCGAATGATTTAGTGATGATGGCAGCGGCAGATTTAGGTGTAGCCATTCACGGTAAGCCCAAAGTGGTAGAGCAGGCAGATGCCGCTATTTGCGAAGGGTCATTATTGCAACTACTGCATTTTATGACAGTACCTTTGCCTAGAGAGTATTAG
- a CDS encoding TatD family hydrolase: MRFIDSHCHLDFDELADNLTKYMSDALASGITQFVVPGISLAQSKSLLAFSQKHPSCHISFGLHPYFLTAHSRDEMALLADLAEQNSEQLVAIGECGIDSQCDDLELQQALFKSHIVLANRLGLPMIVHHRQSHHLIAQAFKQTPPQFGGVIHAFSGSLQQAQYYLKLGFKLGLGGTITYPRAKKTREVVSRLPLSSFVLETDAPSMPVFGFQGQINVPVRLIDIFAQVCQLRNESEDEIAQALYATSCRVFSI; the protein is encoded by the coding sequence ATGCGCTTTATCGACAGTCATTGTCACTTAGACTTTGATGAACTTGCCGATAACTTAACGAAATATATGTCAGATGCTCTAGCGTCTGGCATAACACAGTTTGTGGTGCCTGGTATATCATTGGCACAAAGCAAAAGTCTATTAGCGTTTTCGCAAAAGCACCCTAGTTGCCATATTTCATTTGGTTTGCACCCTTACTTTCTCACCGCTCACAGTCGTGACGAAATGGCACTCTTGGCTGATTTAGCTGAACAAAATAGCGAGCAGTTGGTAGCCATCGGGGAATGTGGGATCGATAGTCAGTGCGATGATCTAGAGCTACAACAAGCACTATTTAAATCCCATATAGTATTAGCGAATCGCTTGGGTTTGCCGATGATTGTACATCATCGTCAAAGTCATCATTTAATTGCACAGGCTTTTAAGCAAACTCCGCCTCAATTCGGTGGTGTGATCCACGCATTCTCAGGTTCACTGCAACAAGCCCAGTATTACTTAAAGTTAGGTTTTAAGTTGGGGTTGGGTGGTACTATTACTTATCCACGAGCCAAAAAAACCCGAGAGGTTGTGAGTCGTTTACCGCTTTCAAGTTTTGTATTAGAAACGGATGCGCCTTCAATGCCGGTTTTTGGTTTCCAAGGGCAGATAAATGTCCCCGTGCGTTTGATAGATATTTTTGCTCAGGTGTGCCAGTTGAGAAACGAATCCGAGGATGAAATCGCCCAAGCATTGTACGCGACGTCATGTCGTGTGTTTTCGATTTAA
- a CDS encoding AhpA/YtjB family protein — MKNTQANSFLKSSKSKRLLRLIIAAGCLLALLWIATNTSFRSHQLLHTNANHTGQSLIKQFALNAAEPLIRMDTPRLRTLSNHLASDEYVLSVAIYNQKGQFIIGNDGITQAPDFTGLPEGLAGINPSKDAIVSKIEDNERTIGFVSIEYLTDAAMSESHKHFHQLGRIVLLMLIIVGVFTWQIGRALTRRDVKKHIIRDEQQQDINDQE; from the coding sequence ATGAAAAATACGCAAGCAAATAGTTTTTTAAAATCTTCAAAAAGTAAACGACTGCTGAGGCTCATTATTGCGGCTGGCTGTTTACTTGCACTACTGTGGATAGCCACCAATACCAGCTTTCGCTCTCATCAGTTACTACATACCAACGCCAATCACACAGGACAAAGCCTTATCAAGCAATTTGCACTTAATGCGGCAGAGCCACTGATACGCATGGATACACCTAGACTCAGAACGCTCAGTAATCATTTAGCCAGTGATGAGTACGTGCTATCAGTCGCAATCTATAATCAAAAAGGGCAATTTATTATTGGTAATGATGGCATAACACAAGCCCCCGATTTTACCGGACTACCTGAAGGTCTCGCGGGGATCAATCCAAGTAAAGATGCCATTGTGAGTAAAATTGAAGATAATGAGCGCACGATAGGCTTTGTTAGTATCGAGTACCTGACAGACGCGGCGATGAGTGAGAGTCACAAACACTTCCATCAGTTAGGACGTATCGTGCTGTTGATGCTCATTATTGTTGGCGTTTTTACTTGGCAAATTGGCCGAGCGCTGACACGTCGCGATGTTAAAAAGCACATTATCAGAGACGAACAACAGCAGGATATAAACGATCAGGAATAA
- the aceF gene encoding pyruvate dehydrogenase complex dihydrolipoyllysine-residue acetyltransferase produces MSIEIHVPDIGADEVEVTELLVSVGDTVEVDQSLITVEGDKASMEVPAAAAGTVKEIKVVEGDKVSTGSLIMIFDAAGAEAPAAAEAPAAPSAAPAPAAPAAAELKEVHVPDIGGDEVEVTEIMVAVGDAVEADQSILNVEGDKASMEVPAPFAGTVKEIKVEVGGKVSTGSLVFVFEVAGSAPAAAPVEAAPAPAAAPAAAPAAVAEAKEVHVPDIGGDEVEVTEIMVSVGDSIEEEQSLITVEGDKASMEVPAPFAGTVKEIKVNAGDKVSTGSLIFVFETAGSAPAAAAPVATPAPTAAPATATAAKPAPAAAPASAQKDEFVANDQYAHASPVVRRLAREFGVNLARVKATGRKNRVVKEDVQNYVKELVKQVESGQLSKGGNTGGGELGLIPWPKVDFSKFGEVEEKKLSRIQKISGANLHRNWVQIPHVTQFDEADITTLEAFRKEQNVLAEKKKMGVKITPLVFVMKAAAKALEEFPTFNSSLSEDGESLILKKYVNIGVAVDTPNGLVVPVFKDVNKKGIIELSRELMEVSKKARDGKLTAADMQGGCFTISSLGGIGGTSFTPIVNAPEVAILGVSKSEMKPKWNGKEFEPRLMVPLSCSYDHRVIDGALAARFTVTLANYLSDIRQLVM; encoded by the coding sequence ATGTCAATTGAAATTCATGTTCCAGATATTGGTGCCGATGAGGTTGAAGTAACCGAGCTCCTAGTAAGCGTAGGTGACACGGTTGAAGTGGATCAGTCATTGATCACAGTTGAAGGCGATAAGGCTTCAATGGAAGTACCAGCAGCAGCTGCGGGTACTGTTAAAGAAATCAAAGTTGTTGAAGGTGATAAAGTTTCAACAGGTTCTTTGATTATGATTTTTGACGCAGCTGGTGCAGAAGCGCCTGCTGCGGCAGAAGCGCCAGCGGCTCCTTCTGCAGCGCCAGCACCTGCGGCACCAGCTGCGGCAGAGCTTAAAGAAGTACACGTACCAGATATCGGTGGCGACGAAGTTGAAGTGACTGAGATCATGGTTGCTGTGGGCGACGCAGTTGAAGCTGACCAGTCAATCTTGAACGTAGAAGGCGATAAGGCTTCTATGGAAGTACCAGCACCATTTGCAGGTACGGTGAAAGAAATCAAAGTTGAAGTTGGCGGTAAAGTATCAACAGGCTCTTTGGTATTCGTATTTGAAGTTGCAGGCAGTGCGCCAGCAGCGGCACCTGTTGAAGCAGCACCTGCACCAGCGGCAGCACCAGCGGCAGCACCAGCTGCGGTAGCAGAAGCGAAAGAAGTACATGTACCAGATATCGGCGGTGACGAAGTTGAAGTCACTGAAATCATGGTATCAGTCGGTGATTCAATCGAAGAAGAGCAATCTCTTATCACTGTAGAGGGCGACAAGGCTTCTATGGAAGTACCGGCACCATTTGCAGGTACTGTGAAAGAGATTAAAGTAAACGCTGGCGATAAAGTATCGACAGGATCTTTAATCTTCGTATTTGAAACAGCGGGCAGTGCACCTGCGGCAGCAGCTCCTGTAGCTACACCAGCACCAACAGCTGCGCCAGCCACGGCTACTGCAGCAAAACCTGCTCCGGCAGCTGCCCCTGCATCTGCACAAAAAGATGAATTTGTTGCGAACGATCAGTACGCACACGCATCACCAGTTGTGCGCCGTCTAGCACGTGAGTTTGGTGTAAACCTAGCGCGCGTTAAAGCAACCGGTCGTAAGAACCGTGTTGTTAAAGAAGACGTTCAAAACTATGTGAAAGAGTTAGTGAAGCAAGTTGAATCAGGTCAGCTATCTAAAGGTGGCAACACTGGTGGTGGCGAGCTTGGTCTAATTCCTTGGCCGAAAGTAGACTTCAGCAAGTTTGGTGAAGTTGAAGAGAAGAAGCTATCTCGCATTCAAAAGATCTCTGGCGCAAACCTACACCGTAACTGGGTACAAATCCCTCACGTTACACAGTTTGACGAAGCAGACATCACAACGCTTGAAGCATTCCGTAAAGAGCAAAATGTGCTAGCTGAGAAGAAGAAAATGGGTGTGAAAATCACGCCATTGGTCTTCGTAATGAAAGCGGCTGCAAAAGCACTTGAAGAGTTCCCAACGTTTAATTCTTCATTATCAGAAGACGGTGAGAGCCTAATTCTGAAGAAATACGTGAACATCGGTGTGGCGGTTGATACGCCAAACGGTTTGGTTGTTCCTGTATTCAAAGACGTGAACAAAAAAGGCATCATTGAGCTTTCTCGCGAGCTGATGGAAGTCTCTAAGAAAGCACGTGACGGCAAGTTGACTGCTGCTGACATGCAAGGCGGTTGTTTCACAATCTCAAGCCTTGGTGGTATCGGTGGCACGTCATTCACGCCAATCGTGAATGCACCAGAAGTGGCTATCTTAGGTGTGTCTAAGTCTGAGATGAAGCCGAAATGGAATGGTAAAGAGTTTGAGCCGCGCTTAATGGTGCCGCTAAGCTGTTCATACGACCACCGTGTAATTGACGGGGCGCTTGCAGCACGCTTTACTGTGACACTTGCAAACTACCTGAGCGATATTCGTCAGCTAGTAATGTAA